The Deinococcus arcticus genome has a segment encoding these proteins:
- a CDS encoding alpha/beta fold hydrolase, whose translation MSGPGDLSSEDSLRGDQPSNLPGERPGQEGPGGAWPLLSPEDGAHGRVFLERLNGAELHFEVTGDPAGEAPTLVFLHGGPGYNSYAFQALFGDRLREPAVFLDQRGCGRSGPLADTDQGDATLDLDTLVGDLEALRVFLGARQLVPLGHGFGALVALEYARRYPLQTARVVVVNPWVHFPELALTLLREASERRGTPLQDPAADLRAQTPEGQYPAVGGARVEAAFALLNARDLLNALQFRDHASRMHLEFTDAESQLLGGGEVGDALVAQGLWEFEYPPFLQEIRRPVFVIAGAHDRTSYPEQVAWVADLTGGDVTVLDTGHYPWLDDEDAFAEALEDALQR comes from the coding sequence ATGAGCGGCCCCGGCGACCTTTCCAGCGAAGACTCCTTGCGCGGCGACCAGCCCAGTAACCTGCCCGGCGAGCGGCCCGGCCAGGAGGGCCCTGGCGGCGCATGGCCGCTGCTCTCCCCCGAGGACGGAGCGCACGGCCGCGTGTTTCTGGAGCGCCTGAACGGGGCCGAGCTGCACTTTGAGGTAACTGGCGACCCGGCGGGCGAGGCGCCCACACTGGTGTTTCTGCACGGCGGCCCCGGTTACAACAGCTACGCCTTTCAGGCCCTGTTCGGAGACCGGCTGCGAGAGCCGGCGGTGTTTCTGGACCAGCGCGGCTGTGGCCGCTCCGGGCCCCTGGCCGACACTGACCAGGGCGACGCCACCCTGGACCTGGACACGCTGGTGGGCGACCTGGAGGCCCTGCGCGTGTTTCTGGGGGCCCGGCAGCTGGTGCCGCTGGGCCACGGCTTCGGGGCGCTCGTGGCCCTGGAGTACGCGCGGCGATACCCGCTGCAGACCGCGCGGGTGGTGGTGGTCAACCCCTGGGTGCATTTTCCCGAACTGGCCCTGACCCTGCTGCGCGAGGCCAGCGAGCGCCGGGGCACACCCCTGCAGGACCCCGCCGCCGACCTGCGCGCCCAGACACCCGAGGGTCAGTACCCGGCGGTGGGCGGCGCGCGGGTGGAAGCGGCCTTTGCGCTGCTCAACGCCCGCGACCTGCTCAACGCCCTGCAGTTCCGGGACCACGCCAGCCGCATGCACCTGGAATTCACCGACGCCGAGAGCCAGCTGCTGGGCGGCGGCGAGGTGGGCGACGCGCTGGTGGCGCAGGGCCTGTGGGAATTTGAATACCCGCCCTTCTTGCAGGAGATTCGCCGCCCGGTGTTTGTGATCGCCGGGGCCCACGACCGCACCAGCTACCCCGAGCAGGTGGCGTGGGTGGCGGACCTGACCGGCGGCGACGTAACGGTGCTGGACACCGGCCATTACCCCTGGCTGGACGACGAGGACGCCTTTGCCGAGGCCCTGGAGGACGCCCTGCAGCGGTAG
- a CDS encoding sugar phosphate nucleotidyltransferase, with the protein MKGLILAAGRGSRLLPISATRAKHAVPVAGVPIIARAVQSLRDAGVQDIGIVTSPSSETDLRDATQDSGHLTFIRQNEALGTGHAVLAAHAFLENEPTLLYLGDNLFEDSLSPLLLALRDAEAAIGVKAVPNPQAYGVAVVQHGRLQRLVEKPRKPESNLAACGVFAFRPSLLAHVADLAPSDRGEIEFPQALTRLMAAGGTVRAVEFSGFWSDAGTPDDLLSANTHFLAQQRPRVDGRAERSVLSGNVVIEAGALVEDSVITGPVWIGPHALVRGATLGPFVSIGAHARVDAARLHGALVDEFARILHPSRPLSRVLIGRHALVTAPSESGLQLVMGDRSVVRI; encoded by the coding sequence ATGAAAGGGCTTATTCTCGCCGCTGGGCGCGGCAGTCGTCTTCTTCCCATCAGCGCCACGCGCGCCAAACATGCGGTGCCGGTGGCGGGGGTGCCCATCATTGCCCGGGCCGTGCAGAGCCTGCGGGACGCCGGAGTGCAGGACATTGGCATCGTCACCAGTCCGTCCTCGGAAACAGACCTGCGCGACGCCACCCAGGACAGCGGACACCTGACCTTTATTCGCCAGAACGAGGCCCTGGGCACCGGCCACGCGGTGCTGGCCGCCCACGCCTTTCTGGAAAACGAGCCCACACTGCTGTATCTGGGTGACAACCTGTTTGAAGACAGCCTAAGCCCGCTGCTGCTGGCGCTGCGCGACGCCGAGGCCGCCATAGGGGTCAAGGCCGTGCCCAATCCCCAGGCCTACGGGGTGGCGGTGGTGCAGCACGGGCGCTTGCAGCGGCTGGTGGAAAAGCCGCGCAAGCCCGAGAGCAACCTGGCCGCGTGCGGGGTGTTTGCCTTCCGGCCGTCGCTGCTGGCCCATGTGGCGGACCTGGCCCCCAGTGACCGGGGCGAGATCGAGTTTCCGCAGGCCCTGACGCGCCTGATGGCGGCCGGCGGCACCGTGCGGGCCGTGGAATTCAGCGGCTTCTGGTCCGATGCGGGCACCCCCGACGACCTGCTGAGCGCCAACACCCACTTTCTGGCGCAGCAGCGCCCGCGCGTGGACGGCCGCGCCGAACGCAGCGTCCTGAGCGGCAACGTGGTGATTGAGGCGGGCGCGCTGGTGGAAGACAGCGTGATCACCGGGCCCGTGTGGATTGGCCCGCACGCCCTGGTGCGCGGCGCCACCCTGGGCCCCTTTGTCAGCATCGGCGCGCACGCCCGGGTGGACGCGGCCCGGCTGCACGGCGCCCTGGTGGACGAATTCGCGCGCATTCTGCACCCCAGTCGCCCCCTGAGCCGCGTGCTGATCGGCCGCCACGCCCTGGTGACGGCCCCCAGCGAATCGGGGCTGCAACTGGTGATGGGTGACCGCAGCGTGGTCCGGATCTAA
- a CDS encoding YebC/PmpR family DNA-binding transcriptional regulator, translating to MAGHSKWSQIKRKKGANDSKRSAMYSKHIRAIQAAVRSGGTGDPAGNLSLKNAIAAAKSATVPVDNIENAIKRAVGAGDGAADYKDVTYEGYGPGGTAIFIETLTDNVNRTVADIRAVFNKRGGSLGTNGSVAWQFEKKGVLLLKDTSEQAQETAIEHGAEDIQESEDGLEISTGPNDLYAVQDALVAAGFPVESAQVAMLPSNTVAVSGDDARKLLMLIDALEDLDDVQNVYSNAEFPEED from the coding sequence ATGGCCGGTCACAGCAAGTGGTCTCAGATCAAGCGCAAGAAGGGTGCCAACGACAGCAAACGCAGCGCGATGTACTCCAAGCACATCCGCGCCATTCAGGCCGCCGTCCGCTCGGGCGGCACCGGTGACCCGGCCGGGAACCTCAGCCTGAAAAATGCCATTGCGGCGGCCAAAAGCGCCACGGTGCCGGTGGACAACATTGAAAACGCCATCAAGCGCGCCGTGGGCGCGGGCGACGGCGCGGCCGACTACAAGGACGTGACCTACGAGGGCTATGGCCCCGGCGGCACCGCCATTTTCATTGAAACCCTGACCGACAACGTGAACCGCACCGTGGCCGATATCCGCGCGGTGTTCAACAAGCGCGGCGGCTCGCTGGGCACCAACGGCAGCGTGGCGTGGCAGTTCGAGAAAAAGGGCGTGCTGCTGCTGAAAGACACCAGCGAGCAGGCCCAGGAAACCGCCATTGAACACGGCGCCGAGGACATCCAGGAATCCGAGGACGGGCTGGAAATCAGCACCGGCCCGAACGACCTGTACGCGGTGCAAGACGCCCTGGTGGCCGCCGGTTTCCCGGTGGAAAGCGCCCAGGTGGCCATGCTGCCCAGCAACACGGTGGCCGTGAGCGGCGACGACGCCAGGAAGCTGCTGATGCTGATTGACGCCCTGGAAGACCTGGACGACGTGCAGAACGTGTATTCCAACGCGGAGTTTCCAGAAGAAGACTGA
- a CDS encoding amidohydrolase has protein sequence MTAPAPGPVAAAPLTIVQARTLTLWDAQPQAGAVLVGGGRVLAVGTLDDLRAQAPRAGVQDHRDLLLTPGLAEAHIHLVSYGFSLSQLNLHGARSVAEVQAKVAQRVLNTPQGSWIRGGGFLLSELGLGDYPSAALLDEVSPHHPVLLYSRDLHMAWANSAALRAAGLHDGTPDPEGGRIVRPLGCLLEHASGLVEAVIPGPSEAQYLAAARAGAQDLAARGYVSAHTMAFEAPEAPRALQALAEAGELPLRVWACLPHERLEAARALGLRRTPGGLFQWGGVKFFADGALGSRTAWLHAPGFADGSGTGMPLDPPELIRERGREALHLGLTPVTHAIGDRANTEVLNAYDNLRDLARQKGVRLRIEHAQHLRPEDIPRFQGLSASVQPIHLQADGPMIRTLLPHLEAQSYAFKSLQQAGAVLAFGSDAPVAPPEYRANFAAAQTRVDDAGERLAPVQALTELDVLRAHTLGPALAAGWRDEGVIRPGARAAFTLWDRLGGTAQALVL, from the coding sequence ATGACTGCGCCCGCCCCTGGCCCTGTTGCTGCCGCGCCGCTGACCATCGTGCAGGCCCGCACCCTGACCCTCTGGGACGCCCAGCCCCAGGCCGGGGCCGTGCTGGTGGGCGGCGGGCGCGTGCTGGCCGTGGGCACCCTCGACGACCTGCGCGCCCAGGCCCCCCGCGCCGGGGTGCAGGACCACCGCGACCTGCTGCTGACCCCGGGGCTCGCAGAGGCCCATATTCATCTGGTGTCGTACGGATTCTCGCTTTCGCAGCTGAATCTGCACGGCGCACGCAGCGTGGCCGAGGTGCAGGCCAAGGTGGCCCAGCGCGTGCTGAACACGCCCCAAGGCAGCTGGATTCGCGGCGGTGGCTTTCTGCTCTCAGAGCTGGGGCTAGGCGACTATCCGTCCGCGGCCCTGCTGGACGAGGTGAGCCCGCACCATCCGGTGCTGCTGTACTCGCGCGACCTGCACATGGCCTGGGCCAACTCGGCGGCGCTGCGGGCGGCGGGCCTCCATGACGGAACCCCGGACCCCGAGGGCGGCCGGATCGTGCGGCCCCTGGGCTGCTTGCTGGAACACGCCTCGGGTCTGGTGGAAGCAGTCATTCCAGGGCCCAGCGAGGCGCAGTATCTGGCCGCCGCGCGCGCCGGGGCCCAGGACCTCGCCGCGCGGGGGTACGTGAGTGCCCACACCATGGCTTTTGAGGCCCCCGAAGCGCCGCGTGCCCTGCAGGCCCTGGCAGAAGCCGGCGAACTGCCGCTGCGCGTGTGGGCCTGCCTGCCGCACGAGCGCCTGGAGGCGGCCCGGGCGCTGGGCCTGCGCCGCACGCCGGGGGGGCTGTTTCAGTGGGGCGGCGTGAAGTTCTTTGCCGACGGCGCGCTGGGCAGCCGCACGGCGTGGCTGCACGCGCCGGGGTTTGCCGATGGCTCCGGCACAGGCATGCCGCTGGACCCCCCCGAGCTGATCCGCGAACGGGGCCGCGAGGCGCTGCACCTGGGCCTGACCCCGGTGACGCACGCCATTGGCGACCGCGCGAACACCGAGGTCCTGAACGCCTACGACAATCTGCGCGACCTCGCCCGGCAGAAGGGGGTGCGTCTGCGCATTGAGCACGCCCAGCACCTTCGCCCCGAGGACATTCCCCGCTTTCAGGGCCTGAGCGCCAGCGTGCAGCCTATTCACCTGCAGGCCGACGGGCCCATGATCCGCACCCTGCTGCCGCACCTGGAAGCGCAAAGCTACGCCTTCAAGTCGTTGCAGCAGGCGGGCGCGGTGCTGGCCTTTGGCAGCGACGCCCCCGTGGCCCCGCCCGAGTACCGCGCCAACTTCGCCGCCGCCCAGACCCGGGTGGACGACGCGGGCGAACGCCTGGCCCCCGTGCAGGCCCTCACGGAACTGGACGTGCTGCGCGCCCATACCCTGGGCCCCGCCCTGGCCGCCGGCTGGCGCGATGAGGGGGTCATCCGCCCCGGCGCGCGCGCCGCCTTCACCCTGTGGGACCGGCTGGGCGGCACCGCGCAGGCCCTGGTGCTGTAA
- a CDS encoding response regulator: MPRILVVDDDAAILKLVSVILSRAGHEVRTSTHPVEALDLLKVFTPDLVISDVVMPYMTGLEFLEKVRGHEQLSAIPFMLLSSHAERGDVRRGMNLGADDYLPKPFTPQDLTTAIDARLRRAGLTLQGESGMQAKGLGTAQVVWKGSAVSWVSRKALELFFYLLEHKEVTSWEAAEALWPEKDEARASSLFHTTLHRLRRSLSNEAVVSANRRYALNADLNPEYDVQRFELLAAQAEQGSLGLEELRELVTQYGQFLPGTDSPWADDVRARLEQKQLSLLGIAARAATLAGRDRDAAQFHQRALAIDPMSESDWQGLARALDTIGDPRARLAAQREAWWAVDLD; this comes from the coding sequence ATGCCCCGCATCCTCGTGGTGGATGACGACGCCGCCATCCTCAAGCTTGTCAGCGTGATTCTGTCCCGCGCCGGGCACGAGGTGCGCACCAGCACCCACCCCGTCGAGGCCCTGGACCTCCTGAAGGTCTTTACCCCCGATCTGGTCATCAGCGACGTGGTGATGCCCTACATGACAGGCCTGGAATTTCTGGAGAAGGTGCGCGGCCACGAGCAGCTCTCGGCCATTCCCTTTATGCTGCTTTCCAGCCACGCCGAACGCGGCGACGTGCGCAGAGGCATGAACCTGGGCGCCGACGACTACCTGCCCAAGCCCTTTACCCCGCAGGACCTGACCACCGCCATTGACGCCCGCCTGAGGCGCGCGGGCCTGACCCTGCAGGGCGAGAGCGGCATGCAGGCCAAGGGCCTGGGTACCGCGCAGGTGGTCTGGAAGGGCAGCGCGGTGTCGTGGGTGAGCCGCAAGGCGCTGGAGCTGTTCTTCTACCTGCTGGAACACAAGGAAGTGACGAGCTGGGAAGCCGCCGAGGCCCTGTGGCCCGAGAAGGACGAGGCGCGGGCCAGCAGCCTGTTTCACACCACCCTGCACCGCTTGCGCCGCAGCCTGAGCAACGAGGCGGTGGTGAGCGCCAACCGCCGCTACGCCCTGAACGCCGACCTGAACCCGGAATACGACGTGCAGCGCTTTGAACTGCTGGCCGCGCAGGCCGAACAGGGCAGCCTGGGCCTGGAAGAACTGCGCGAACTGGTGACCCAGTACGGCCAGTTTCTGCCCGGCACCGACAGCCCCTGGGCCGACGATGTGCGCGCCCGCCTGGAGCAGAAGCAGCTGAGCCTGCTGGGCATTGCCGCCCGCGCCGCCACCCTGGCCGGACGCGACCGCGACGCCGCGCAGTTTCACCAGCGGGCCCTGGCCATTGACCCCATGAGCGAGAGTGACTGGCAAGGCCTGGCCCGCGCGCTGGACACCATTGGCGATCCCCGGGCGCGGCTGGCCGCCCAGCGGGAAGCGTGGTGGGCGGTGGATCTGGATTAA